In one window of Leguminivora glycinivorella isolate SPB_JAAS2020 chromosome 10, LegGlyc_1.1, whole genome shotgun sequence DNA:
- the LOC125230564 gene encoding cytochrome c oxidase assembly protein COX19 — translation MSTAMTFGQKQFIPTPPDKGSFPLDHEGACKKTMVKYMKCLYNNNSKNTLCRDEAKEYLACRMDNGLMAKEDWSKLGFKDETTQIKEKA, via the coding sequence ATGTCGACGGCTATGACCTTTGGCCAAAAACAGTTTATACCAACCCCACCTGATAAGGGTAGTTTTCCTCTGGATCACGAAGGAGCCTGCAAGAAAACTATGGTGAAGTACATGAAGTGCTTGTATAACAACAACAGCAAAAACACCTTATGTCGTGATGAGGCGAAAGAATATCTTGCGTGTAGAATGGACAACGGACTGATGGCAAAAGAAGATTGGTCAAAATTGGGCTTCAAAGATGAGACTAcacaaattaaagaaaaagcgTAG
- the LOC125230151 gene encoding transmembrane 9 superfamily member 3 has protein sequence MKILYVLFISLTIVNCDEHTHTYKDGEQVVLWMNTVGPYHNRQETYAYFSLPFCVGTKITIGHYHETLSEALQGVELEFSGLDITYKDKVPAQQFCAIELTEQSYKALVYAVKNHYWYQMYIDDLPIWGIVGEVDGDSYYIWTHKKFDIGYNGNRIVEVNLTAENKEQLTPDAKIPFTYEVNWKQSNIKFEDRFDKYLDPNFFQHRIHWFSIFNSFMMVIFLVGLVSMILMRTLRKDYARYSKDDDLDDLEKDLGDEYGWKQVHGDVFRPVPHLALFSALVGAGYQLTTVTLAVIIFTIFGELYTERGSLLSTAIFIYAATSPVNGYFGGSLYARMGGKLWIKQMLLSAFLLPVLVCGTAFFINFIAMYYHASRAIPFGSMVAVMSICTFVILPLTLVGTVLGRNLAGQPDYPCRINAVPRPIPEKKWFMEPFIIIIMGGILPFGSIFIEMYFIFTSFWAYKIYYVYGFMLLVFVILMIVTVCVTIVCTYFLLNAEDYRWQWTSFLSAGSTALYVYLYSFYYFLFKTKMYGLFQTTFYFGYMALFSLALGIICGTVGYIGTSIFVRKIYSTVKID, from the coding sequence ATGAAAATCCTCTATGTACTATTTATTTCACTGACTATAGTAAATTGTGATGAACATACACATACCTACAAGGATGGCGAGCAAGTGGTGCTATGGATGAACACTGTAGGTCCATACCACAATCGCCAGGAGACGTATGCATATTTTTCGCTACCGTTTTGCGTCGGCACCAAAATAACAATCGGTCACTACCATGAAACTCTGTCGGAAGCACTCCAGGGTGTGGAGCTTGAATTCAGTGGACTCGACATTACCTACAAGGATAAAGTTCCTGCACAACAGTTTTGCGCTATAGAACTTACTGAGCAGTCATATAAAGCCCTCGTCTATGCAGTGAAGAACCACTACTGGTACCAAATGTACATTGATGACCTGCCTATTTGGGGAATCGTTGGCGAAGTCGATGGTGACAGCTACTATATCTGGACGCACAAAAAGTTCGATATTGGCTACAATGGGAATAGAATAGTTGAAGTTAACCTAACTGCAGAGAATAAGGAGCAGCTTACTCCGGATGCAAAAATTCCGTTCACATATGAAGTCAATTGGAAACAGAGCAATATTAAGTTTGAAGACAGGTTTGATAAATACTTGGATCCCAACTTTTTCCAACACAGGATCCACTGGTTCAGCATCTTCAATAGCTTTATGATGGTGATATTCTTGGTGGGTCTGGTCTCTATGATTCTTATGAGGACCCTTCGTAAAGATTATGCTAGATATTCTAAGGATGATGACCTAGATGATTTAGAGAAAGATTTGGGAGATGAATATGGTTGGAAACAAGTACATGGTGATGTATTCCGTCCTGTACCTCACTTGGCGTTATTCTCTGCTTTAGTAGGGGCTGGCTATCAGCTTACCACTGTTACCTTGGCTGTTATTATATTCACAATATTTGGTGAACTTTACACTGAGAGGGGCTCATTATTGTCTACTGCTATTTTCATTTATGCTGCAACTTCTCCAGTAAATGGATACTTTGGGGGTTCTCTGTATGCCAGGATGGGTGGTAAGCTTTGGATCAAGCAGATGCTCCTTTCTGCATTCCTTCTCCCTGTACTGGTTTGTGGTACTGCattctttattaattttattgctATGTATTACCATGCCTCAAGAGCTATTCCATTTGGCAGTATGGTGGCTGTGATGTCCATTTGCACTTTTGTTATTCTGCCACTGACTTTAGTAGGCACAGTTCTTGGCCGCAACTTGGCTGGACAACCTGACTATCCTTGCCGTATCAATGCTGTCCCACGGCCCATCCCAGAAAAGAAATGGTTCATGGAGCCATTCATAATTATCATTATGGGTGGGATTTTACCTTTTGGttcaatatttattgaaatgtattttatatttacatctTTCTGGGCTTACAAAATTTACTATGTGTATGGATTCATGTTGCTTGTGTTTGTAATCCTTATGATAGTAACAGTGTGTGTGACCATTGTATGCACATACTTCTTGTTGAATGCTGAGGATTACCGTTGGCAGTGGACTAGCTTCCTCTCTGCCGGAAGTACAGCTCTCTATGTATACTTGTATTCCTTCTATTACTTCCTGTTCAAAACAAAAATGTACGGTCTTTTTCAAACCACTTTCTACTTTGGCTACATGGCTCTGTTCAGTTTAGCTCTTGGAATAATTTGTGGGACTGTAGGCTACATTGGCACAAGTATTTTTGTTAGAAAAATTTATTCTACTGTAAAGATTGATTGA
- the LOC125230150 gene encoding probable RNA-binding protein 19, with the protein MSRLIVKNLPNKVTVDSLKELFGQKGEVTDVQLKYTKDGKFRNFGFVGYRSEEQAAAAREHFDGTCVRSMKIHVDVCANLGDEKKPRAWSKYAPDSTAYKKLHKNDVPDEKKEKKKLNKKERNKMKILELLKKHKDDPLFTEFMAAHMNDKTGWIKEALDEAAKSDEHDSGLEDESAPKAAEEKASEAPEPMSEQNNEEKVANKQISDLEYMKLLMKRVDGYTEKAPEKPAPVEEEKPKKVRNRPLFHIKITGLPFTCKKKDIKEFFRPLVPYSIRLPGLKQKKLSGFCFVGFRTEKEFKKALAKDKLFLGNNRVHVSKYEDKAKKAAEEEENDVKRKKQETQGNEESIGESGSIFIRNLPYIVSEEEITNLFEKFGPLAETNLPIDAVTRQPKGFATVTFMMPEHAVAAYTALDGTAFCGRMLHLLPAKAEKTEDSDDEGLTFKEKKAKKLRKEAKSSHNWNSLFLGANAVADVVASNYNTTKEQLLSDENKTTSAAVRLALGETQLVSETRHFLENNGVYLDAFNTVSKKRSKTCILVKNLPANTDNEELKALFTKHGHIARFLMPKHGISALVDFIEPFEAKKAFTKLAYSQFKNAPLYLEWAPENVFIKTAEKSETEHKPVVEDEPKTNEKRKREKTNTDKSEVTNTEEVENKPEKVEEEVIDMGDPENDTVLFVKNLNFRTTEDSLKQHFQGCGKLHSVTIAKKKDPKNPGQFLSMGYGFVQFYKKAHTNEALKELQSSTLDGKTLELKRSERGNTTEVKTNKKDTKHTAQNGTKILVRNVPFQANRNELHEIFRAFGEIKTLRLPKKLSPGSDQHRGFAFVDYHSKADAKTAFEALCHSTHLYGRRLVLEWADQTDENEDINALRKRTAQAFNAKSVGGKKSRKGTVDVETFVDGE; encoded by the exons ATGTCTCGATTAATTGTGAAAAACTTACCAAATAAG GTAACCGTTGATTCTTTAAAAGAGCTTTTTGGCCAAAAAGGTGAAGTAACAGACGTACAACTAAAGTACACTAAGGATGGCAAATTCAGGAACTTCGGTTTCGTGGGATACCGATCAGAGGAGCAGGCGGCCGCCGCCAGAGAACACTTTGATGGAACGTGTGTGCGTTCTATGAAGATTCATGTTGATGTATGTGCTAACCTAGGTGATGAAAAGAAGCCTAGAGCATGGAGCAAGTACGCCCCGGACAGCACTGCATACAAAAAGCTGCACAAAAATGATGTTCCTGATGAAAAGAAAGAGAAGAAGAAACTCAAcaagaaagaaagaaataaaatgaaaatactgGAGTTGCTTAAAAAG CATAAAGATGACCCCTTATTCACGGAATTCATGGCAGCGCATATGAATGATAAAACTGGATGGATCAAAGAAGCCCTGGACGAGGCAGCAAAGAGTGACGAGCATGACAGTGGACTGGAAGATGAGAGTGCTCCCAAAGCAGCAGAAGAGAAAGCTTCTGAGGCTCCTGAGCCCATGAGTGAGCAAAACAATGAAGAAAAAGTAGCCAACAAACAGATCAGTGATTTAGAG TATATGAAACTGCTGATGAAAAGAGTAGATGGTTATACTGAGAAAGCTCCTGAGAAGCCTGCACCAGTTGAAGAAGAAAAGCCTAAGAAAGTCAGGAATAGGCCTCTTTTCCACATAAAA ATTACAGGTCTACCTTTCACATGCAAGAAGAAGGACATCAAAGAGTTCTTCAGGCCTCTGGTGCCCTACTCCATCAGACTGCCAGGTCTCAAACAAAAGAAACTATCAGGATTTTGTTTTGTTGGATTTAGGACTGAGAAAGAATTCAAAAAGGCACTTGCTAAAGACAAATTGTTTTTGG GAAATAATCGCGTCCACGTCAGTAAATATGAAGATAAGGCCAAAAAAGCAGCAGAAGAAGAAGAGAATGATGTAAAACGAAAAAAGCAAGAG aCACAAGGTAATGAAGAGTCTATTGGCGAAAGTGGCAGTATATTTATTCGTAATCTTCCATATATTGTATCAGAAGAAGAAATTACGAACCTATTTGAAAAGTTcg GTCCCCTAGCAGAAACCAACCTGCCCATAGACGCGGTAACGCGCCAACCGAAAGGCTTCGCCACCGTCACGTTCATGATGCCCGAGCATGCAGTGGCAGCGTACACGGCACTGGACGGCACCGCATTCTGTGGACGCATGCTGCATCTACTACCTGCCAAGGCCGAGAAGACTGAGGATAGCGATGACG AGGGACTCACATTCAAAGAGAAAAAGGCAAAGAAACTGCGGAAAGAAGCGAAATCGTCCCACAACTGGAACTCCCTGTTCTTGGGAGCCAACGCTGTGGCTGATGTCGTGGCGTCCAACTACAACACCACCAAGGAACAACTCCTCAGTGACGAAAATAAGA CTACAAGTGCCGCTGTAAGACTAGCTCTCGGCGAAACACAGCTGGTCTCGGAAACGAGGCATTTTCTGGAAAACAATGGAGTATATCTAGACGCTTTCAATACG GTATCTAAAAAGAGATCAAAAACATGTATACTCGTCAAGAATTTACCAGCAAACACCGATAACGAAGAACTCAAAGCATTGTTTACAAAACACGGCCACATCGCTAGATTCCTCATGCCCAAACACGGCATATCAGCTCTAGTCGACTTTATCGAACCGTTCGAAGCCAAAAAGGCGTTTACGAAATTAGCTTATTCGCAATTCAAAAACGCACCACTGTATTTGGAATGGGCACCCGAGAATGTGTTTATTAAAACTGCGGAAAAATCAGAAACGGAACATAAGCCTGTTGTCGAAGATGAACCGAAAACAAATGAAAAGAGGAAACGTGAGAAGACGAACACGGATAAAAGTGAAGTGACGAATACGGAAGAGGTAGAAAATAAACCTGAAAAAGTTGAAGAAGAAGTTATTGACATGGGAGATCCCGAAAACGATACTGTGCTATTTGTTAAGAACCTCAATTTCAGAACAACTGAAGATAGCTTAAAACAG cATTTCCAAGGTTGCGGAAAGTTACACAGTGTAACGATAGCAAAGAAGAAGGACCCAAAAAATCCTGGACAATTCTTATCCATGGGTTACGGCTTTGTACAGTTCTACAAGAAAGCCCATACCAATGAAGCTTTGAAAGAGCTGCAGAGTTCCACTTTAGACGGCAAAACCTTGGAATTAAAAAGATCGGAGCGAGGAAACAC AACGGaggtcaaaacaaataaaaaagacACGAAGCATACTGCACAAAATGGTACCAAGATACTTGTTCGGAATGTTCCATTCCAAGCCAATAGAAATGAGTTACATGAAATATTCAG GGCCTTTGGTGAAATAAAAACATTGAGGTTGCCGAAAAAACTCTCGCCAGGGTCAGACCAACATAGAGGGTTCGCGTTCGTGGACTACCATTCGAAAGCCGATGCTAag ACTGCTTTTGAGGCTCTCTGCCACTCAACCCATCTTTACGGCAGGAGGTTAGTGCTAGAGTGGGCCGACCAGACCGACGAGAATGAAGATATAAACGCGCTGAGGAAAAGGACGGCGCAAGCGTTCAACGCAAAGTCGGTGGGCGGCAAGAAATCGAGGAAGGGAACTGTCGATGTAGAAACATTTGTTGATGGTGAATaa